The proteins below are encoded in one region of Salipiger sp. H15:
- a CDS encoding aldo/keto reductase: MTQLTTRSETPISRMGYGAMQFGRTVDEDGAREMFRACTDVGINIFDTAFSYEKGESERILGKLVSPFEGEVIVATKAPNDRPASADNLRDAFAQSRQRLGLACIDIYYLHRFDPVTPLEETFGTLAEMQSRGEIRHIGVSNFAAWQIMKAQAVCAKFGTRIEVCQPMYNLVKRQVEVEILPACNDQGIAVCAYSPLGGGLLTGKYAEGARGRLSEDPTYASRYGQPWMHEAARGLSALAQSRNVPAATLAVAWGARNPGITSMLISARNTAQLQPSLDALNLVLPDDLYAEISALSPEPPPATDRSERN, translated from the coding sequence ATGACTCAACTCACTACCAGAAGCGAAACTCCCATATCGCGAATGGGCTACGGGGCCATGCAATTCGGCCGGACTGTGGACGAGGACGGCGCCCGCGAAATGTTCCGGGCCTGTACCGATGTCGGGATCAACATCTTCGATACCGCCTTCAGCTACGAGAAAGGCGAGTCCGAGCGTATCCTGGGCAAGCTGGTCTCTCCCTTCGAAGGCGAGGTGATCGTCGCGACAAAGGCGCCGAACGATCGGCCAGCGTCGGCGGACAATCTGCGCGACGCCTTTGCGCAAAGCCGCCAACGGCTGGGTCTGGCCTGCATCGATATCTACTATCTGCACCGGTTCGACCCCGTGACGCCCCTGGAGGAGACCTTTGGAACCCTCGCCGAGATGCAGTCGCGGGGGGAAATCCGGCACATCGGGGTCTCGAATTTCGCGGCCTGGCAGATCATGAAGGCGCAGGCGGTCTGCGCGAAATTCGGCACCCGGATCGAGGTCTGCCAACCGATGTACAATCTCGTCAAGCGTCAGGTCGAGGTGGAAATCCTGCCTGCATGCAACGACCAGGGCATCGCGGTCTGCGCGTACTCGCCATTGGGGGGCGGTTTGCTGACGGGAAAATACGCAGAGGGCGCGCGCGGGCGTCTTTCCGAAGATCCCACCTACGCGTCGCGCTACGGCCAGCCGTGGATGCACGAGGCGGCCCGCGGGCTGAGCGCCTTGGCGCAAAGCCGCAACGTGCCTGCAGCAACGCTTGCCGTGGCATGGGGCGCGCGCAATCCGGGGATCACGTCAATGCTGATATCCGCGCGCAATACCGCTCAATTGCAGCCTTCTCTCGACGCGCTGAACCTTGTCTTGCCGGATGATCTCTATGCCGAGATTTCCGCGCTCAGCCCCGAACCGCCGCCGGCAACTGATCGGTCGGAAAGGAACTGA